A region of Myxococcus stipitatus DSM 14675 DNA encodes the following proteins:
- a CDS encoding NAD-dependent epimerase/dehydratase family protein has translation MKIFITGATGFIGGSLAVDLKARGHAIRGLVRDDAKAGKLLALGIEPVRGDLSDSALLTAEARRADGVINAASSDHAAAIDALLEGVKGSGKPLLHTSGSSVIGDDAKGDSLSPHIFDEDTPFVVEPDKQARFALDNRVRAVPGARGVVLCNTMIYGTGRGLSRDSVQIPPLVAQARKSGVVRIVGKGVNRWSNVHIDDVAMLYALALERAPAGAFYFVENGEASYAEIGEAIAARLGLGPVRSWTVEEASREWGEGHARYSFGSNSRVRARRARRELGWAPRHDSVTRWIREEMPLD, from the coding sequence ATGAAAATCTTCATCACTGGCGCCACGGGCTTCATCGGTGGCTCGCTGGCCGTCGACCTGAAGGCTCGGGGACATGCGATTCGTGGCCTGGTTCGCGATGACGCCAAGGCCGGGAAGTTGTTGGCGCTGGGAATCGAGCCCGTGCGCGGAGACCTGAGCGACTCGGCCCTGCTGACGGCGGAGGCGCGCCGCGCGGATGGGGTCATCAACGCGGCCAGCAGCGACCATGCGGCGGCCATCGACGCATTGCTGGAGGGCGTGAAGGGGTCGGGCAAGCCGCTGCTGCACACCAGCGGCTCCAGCGTCATCGGGGACGATGCGAAGGGCGACTCCCTGTCGCCCCACATCTTCGACGAGGACACCCCCTTCGTCGTCGAGCCCGACAAGCAGGCGCGGTTCGCCCTCGACAACCGGGTGCGTGCCGTGCCGGGCGCGCGCGGGGTCGTCCTGTGCAACACGATGATCTACGGCACGGGCAGGGGGCTGAGCCGAGACAGCGTGCAGATTCCTCCGCTCGTGGCGCAGGCGCGCAAGAGCGGGGTGGTGCGCATCGTCGGGAAGGGCGTCAATCGCTGGTCCAATGTCCACATCGACGACGTCGCGATGCTCTACGCGCTGGCCTTGGAGCGGGCTCCGGCGGGGGCCTTCTACTTCGTGGAGAACGGCGAGGCCTCCTACGCGGAGATTGGCGAGGCCATCGCCGCGAGGCTGGGGCTGGGCCCGGTGCGGTCGTGGACGGTGGAGGAGGCCTCGCGCGAGTGGGGCGAGGGACATGCGCGCTACTCGTTCGGCTCGAACAGCCGGGTTCGCGCCAGGCGGGCACGGCGGGAGCTGGGCTGGGCGCCGCGTCATGACTCGGTGACGCGGTGGATTCGCGAGGAGATGCCCCTGGATTGA
- a CDS encoding DUF6289 family protein, whose amino-acid sequence MRFNQLTRGLGLAAALLAVACGGPEAAPEPQEADMSHHAEAPPPCDSTFQYNYYSDATLKTLVGIRTCSCGIPLGRWGVVTAFEKVVIPDTACENGF is encoded by the coding sequence ATGCGTTTCAACCAGCTGACTCGCGGCCTGGGGCTCGCGGCTGCTCTCCTGGCGGTGGCTTGCGGAGGTCCCGAGGCCGCTCCCGAGCCGCAAGAGGCCGACATGTCGCATCACGCCGAGGCGCCGCCTCCCTGTGACTCGACCTTCCAATACAACTATTACAGCGACGCGACGCTGAAGACGCTCGTGGGCATCCGGACGTGTTCCTGCGGAATCCCGCTCGGGAGGTGGGGCGTGGTGACGGCGTTCGAGAAGGTCGTCATTCCCGACACGGCTTGTGAGAACGGGTTCTGA
- a CDS encoding M35 family metallo-endopeptidase, giving the protein MRFCSRGRINWWMGVVVSASLLGACGSQDGQTGEARVEAETVRDAVAGDVTVKLSAPRQSLAASEGVSVTVTLTNVAEGTVRLLKRDTPVDGLKASLFAVTVDGAPVEYQGRYYKWGPPQESDYLSLAAGESVSYTVDLAATYDFSRTGNYGLRYGAGVEDSTEGLAEVSRFSSDSLSLFVEGRPFVDPGAEDSGTVSAMALTTANCNATRTTQVTRAFNDAKTMANGSVSWLNNPPSPYTRFRTWFGTYNATTRNQVRTHFNAIKGAFDTKPVIVDCGCSDNVYAYVYKSRPYRIYVCNLFWSAPPTGTDSKAGTLIHEMSHFTVVADTDDWAYGQNACRNLANSNPGRARDNADSHEYFAENTPRQ; this is encoded by the coding sequence ATGCGGTTCTGTTCACGTGGTCGCATCAACTGGTGGATGGGCGTCGTTGTCAGTGCCTCGCTGCTGGGGGCTTGTGGTTCGCAGGATGGGCAAACGGGCGAGGCGCGTGTCGAGGCGGAGACGGTGCGAGACGCCGTCGCGGGGGATGTGACAGTGAAGCTGTCCGCTCCGCGCCAGTCCTTGGCCGCGAGCGAGGGCGTGAGCGTGACGGTGACGCTCACCAACGTCGCGGAGGGCACGGTGCGTCTGTTGAAAAGAGACACGCCCGTGGACGGCCTCAAGGCGAGTCTCTTCGCGGTGACGGTGGACGGCGCGCCGGTGGAGTACCAGGGGCGGTACTACAAGTGGGGCCCGCCGCAGGAGAGCGACTACCTGAGCCTGGCGGCGGGGGAGAGTGTCTCGTACACGGTGGACCTCGCGGCGACCTATGACTTCTCGCGCACGGGGAACTACGGCCTGCGGTACGGCGCGGGCGTCGAAGACTCGACCGAGGGCCTGGCGGAAGTGTCTCGCTTCAGCTCGGACAGCCTGAGTCTCTTCGTCGAGGGGCGTCCCTTCGTCGACCCCGGCGCGGAGGATTCCGGCACGGTCTCCGCGATGGCGCTGACGACCGCGAACTGCAACGCGACGCGCACCACGCAGGTGACGCGGGCGTTCAACGACGCGAAGACGATGGCCAATGGCTCCGTCAGTTGGCTCAACAACCCGCCATCGCCGTACACGCGCTTCAGGACCTGGTTCGGGACATACAACGCGACGACCCGGAACCAGGTTCGCACGCACTTCAACGCCATCAAGGGAGCCTTCGACACGAAGCCGGTCATCGTGGACTGTGGTTGCTCGGACAATGTCTATGCGTATGTGTACAAGAGCCGCCCGTATCGCATCTACGTGTGCAACCTCTTCTGGTCCGCGCCGCCGACGGGGACGGACTCCAAGGCGGGCACGCTGATCCACGAGATGAGCCACTTCACGGTGGTGGCGGACACGGATGACTGGGCCTACGGCCAGAATGCTTGCAGGAACCTGGCGAACTCCAACCCCGGGCGCGCGCGCGACAACGCGGACAGCCACGAGTACTTCGCGGAGAACACGCCTCGGCAGTAG
- a CDS encoding M35 family metallo-endopeptidase, with translation MVLSASLLGACGPLEERTGAPPVDEKPARDAVAGDVVVTLSTPHPSWGASEKVRVTVTLTNLSKDGVRVLEWHTPVEGLKADLFAITVDGVAVEYQGRHYKWATPVESDYLRLAAGESVSYPVDLGATYDFSRTGTYRVRFDPDAHGATASQLRSDTLDLVVEGRPFVDPGTEQAGPVSAMSLSTKNCSTTQTSVATVAYNEAMSMSQGALGHLLALSTPSPSLFTHYALWFGTSTPTNQNVVRAHFNAILAAFRDKPVVIDCGCTDSAYAYVYKNQPYRIYVCNAFWTAPMTGRDSKAGTLIHELSHFTVVADTDDWAFGHDACKSLAVYNPSRARDNADSHQYFAENTPLR, from the coding sequence GTGGTCCTCAGTGCCTCGTTGTTGGGGGCTTGTGGTCCGCTGGAGGAGCGGACGGGAGCGCCCCCCGTCGACGAGAAGCCAGCACGAGACGCGGTCGCCGGAGACGTCGTCGTGACGCTGTCCACGCCGCACCCGTCGTGGGGGGCCAGCGAGAAGGTGCGCGTGACGGTGACGCTCACCAACCTGTCGAAGGACGGGGTGCGCGTGCTCGAGTGGCACACGCCCGTGGAGGGGCTGAAGGCGGACCTGTTCGCCATCACCGTGGACGGTGTGGCGGTGGAGTACCAGGGCCGGCACTACAAGTGGGCCACGCCGGTGGAGAGCGACTACCTGCGGCTGGCCGCGGGGGAGAGCGTCTCGTACCCGGTGGACCTCGGGGCCACCTATGACTTCTCGCGCACGGGCACCTACCGCGTGCGCTTCGACCCGGACGCGCACGGCGCCACCGCCTCCCAGCTGCGCTCCGACACCCTGGACCTCGTCGTGGAAGGCCGCCCCTTCGTCGACCCGGGCACGGAGCAGGCCGGGCCGGTCTCCGCCATGTCGCTGTCCACCAAGAACTGCTCGACGACCCAGACGTCCGTGGCGACGGTGGCGTACAACGAAGCGATGTCGATGTCGCAGGGAGCCCTGGGCCACTTGTTGGCCCTGTCGACGCCGTCGCCTTCACTGTTCACGCACTACGCGCTCTGGTTCGGCACCTCCACCCCGACGAATCAGAACGTGGTGCGCGCGCACTTCAATGCCATCCTGGCGGCCTTCCGGGACAAGCCCGTCGTCATCGACTGTGGTTGCACGGACAGCGCCTACGCCTACGTGTACAAGAACCAGCCCTACCGCATCTATGTGTGCAATGCCTTCTGGACCGCGCCCATGACAGGCAGGGACTCCAAGGCCGGCACGCTGATCCACGAGCTGAGCCACTTCACGGTGGTGGCGGACACGGATGACTGGGCTTTCGGTCATGACGCATGCAAGAGCCTGGCGGTCTACAATCCCTCCCGTGCGCGGGACAACGCGGACAGTCACCAGTACTTCGCGGAGAACACCCCGCTGCGGTGA
- a CDS encoding glycoside hydrolase family 16 protein, protein MARRAGGGWGAWWVVAGLSVVGCGREAPVESVPPPLVVQAQGEQSYDPGPGWSLAWQDDFTGTGLNAANWNVLTSNYDPVTGNCNFGTGELEFPRAQNVSVSGGRLILTAERTQDAPNDSRCAGWGARSFYSGRLHTKGKVERRYGKLVASIKVPSGYGMWPAFWTLGANISSVGWPASGEIDILEWHSNAPSWMQVAAHWSEGAMHWGSGADRGYSLAEVFHLYELEWTADRLVFRLDNQVRANADLVHNAAAFQRNHYILLNLALGGNWYGDPPASAVDLPLGQRKTMEVEWVRWYQAGSTPGGTVANPSFESDMSGWSTWSPNGTEAADFSETHDGGHSGSYHLTHWTNGTPFEVWTYQVVSGLPSGNYKVRAWVRKGGTFDLARIQAKTCAQCAPAFTDLGTSGAWTQVESPAISVTGGSLEVGFHSRVTAGNGASFIHMDDVELVRL, encoded by the coding sequence ATGGCACGAAGGGCCGGAGGTGGGTGGGGGGCGTGGTGGGTGGTGGCGGGGTTGTCTGTCGTGGGCTGTGGACGAGAGGCGCCGGTGGAGTCCGTGCCGCCGCCTCTGGTGGTGCAGGCCCAGGGGGAGCAGTCGTATGACCCGGGCCCGGGATGGAGCCTCGCGTGGCAGGACGACTTCACGGGCACCGGCTTGAATGCGGCGAACTGGAACGTCCTGACGAGCAACTACGACCCGGTGACGGGCAACTGCAACTTCGGCACGGGCGAGCTGGAGTTCCCTCGCGCGCAGAACGTCTCGGTGAGCGGCGGCAGGCTCATCCTCACCGCGGAGCGTACGCAGGACGCACCCAATGACTCGCGCTGTGCCGGGTGGGGCGCACGCTCCTTCTACTCGGGGCGCCTCCACACCAAGGGCAAGGTGGAGCGGCGCTACGGCAAGCTGGTGGCCAGCATCAAGGTGCCCTCGGGCTACGGCATGTGGCCGGCGTTCTGGACGCTGGGGGCGAACATCTCCAGCGTGGGGTGGCCCGCGTCGGGTGAAATCGACATCCTCGAGTGGCACTCGAACGCGCCCTCCTGGATGCAGGTCGCCGCGCACTGGAGCGAGGGGGCGATGCACTGGGGCTCGGGGGCGGACCGCGGCTACAGCCTGGCGGAGGTCTTCCACCTCTACGAGCTGGAGTGGACCGCGGACCGCCTGGTGTTCCGTCTGGACAACCAGGTCCGGGCGAACGCGGACCTCGTCCACAACGCGGCGGCCTTCCAGCGCAACCACTACATCCTGCTGAACCTGGCCTTGGGTGGAAACTGGTACGGCGACCCACCGGCGAGCGCCGTCGACCTGCCGCTCGGGCAGCGCAAGACGATGGAGGTGGAGTGGGTTCGCTGGTACCAGGCGGGCAGCACGCCCGGTGGCACCGTGGCGAATCCCAGCTTCGAGTCGGACATGAGCGGCTGGTCGACCTGGAGCCCCAACGGCACCGAGGCCGCGGACTTCAGCGAGACGCACGACGGCGGGCACTCGGGCAGCTACCACCTGACGCACTGGACGAACGGCACGCCCTTCGAGGTGTGGACGTACCAGGTGGTGTCGGGCCTTCCGTCCGGCAACTACAAGGTGCGCGCGTGGGTGCGGAAGGGCGGCACCTTCGACCTGGCGCGCATCCAGGCCAAGACGTGTGCCCAGTGCGCGCCCGCCTTCACGGACCTGGGAACCTCGGGCGCATGGACCCAGGTGGAGTCGCCGGCCATCTCCGTCACCGGCGGCTCGCTGGAGGTGGGCTTCCACTCCCGCGTCACCGCGGGCAATGGCGCCAGCTTCATCCACATGGACGACGTGGAGCTGGTGCGGCTGTAG
- a CDS encoding DUF1501 domain-containing protein: MPNTSRRTLLKWALGAGQLALLERAGLLGSGLAQAAEPDLPSRLVVLYVPGGFRPAYYFTPMEDAEIPLCVPPSAGYLSEPVFFDASKLVSLGTPNGPYKPLRTWQSWDPANPAARGAFSPLMYGYQHFALHEQLSVLHGIDQGTNDHSSAFISAMCGVAGADYRAPAMHAIIANHLYARHRETRPLPFVVVSGERGVPAGMGLPSHASPVGVPSIDALKPMLSGKPTDNAWWTGLDARTEGPELDAKGKPTGATLKTTAVERYALGRAQPLMGRSTAKVDNYLDGLHGSLSSVSRVLATDVVSLLERTKGIDSLKTNRPAYLANYLNETFTYTFGNANFHLTGLDPRMDMALRLLKADLCTSLHVSLRLDFDTHNGGGHAFSCAHGRGLMDCVARFLGEMKNTPAPGKPGKTLLDDSLVLVMSEFGRSWASRANDGSYNLPDDHHPYTSVVFAGGNVAHNRQVGTYTTRGLGTPVDIIEETGTPSKRVPRSADVVTTAMRIMGMEAHEFFIPGGYGEVVGLRKG, translated from the coding sequence ATGCCGAACACTTCTCGACGCACCTTGCTCAAGTGGGCCCTCGGAGCCGGACAGCTGGCGCTCCTCGAGCGCGCGGGGCTGCTCGGCTCGGGCCTGGCCCAGGCCGCCGAGCCGGACCTCCCCTCCCGCCTGGTGGTGCTCTACGTCCCGGGCGGCTTCCGTCCCGCGTACTACTTCACGCCGATGGAGGACGCGGAGATTCCGCTCTGCGTCCCTCCGTCCGCGGGCTACCTCAGCGAGCCCGTCTTCTTCGACGCGAGCAAGCTGGTGAGCCTGGGGACACCCAACGGGCCGTACAAGCCGCTGCGCACGTGGCAGTCGTGGGACCCCGCGAACCCCGCGGCGCGCGGCGCCTTCAGCCCGCTCATGTACGGCTATCAGCACTTCGCGCTGCATGAGCAGCTCAGCGTGCTGCACGGCATCGACCAGGGGACGAACGACCACTCGAGCGCCTTCATCTCCGCGATGTGTGGCGTCGCGGGAGCGGACTACCGCGCGCCCGCGATGCACGCCATCATCGCGAACCACCTGTACGCGCGGCACCGGGAGACCCGGCCGCTCCCGTTCGTGGTGGTCTCCGGAGAGCGAGGCGTCCCCGCCGGCATGGGGCTGCCGTCACATGCGTCGCCCGTGGGGGTGCCCTCCATCGACGCGCTCAAGCCGATGCTCTCCGGCAAGCCCACGGACAACGCCTGGTGGACCGGCCTGGACGCGCGCACGGAAGGCCCGGAGCTGGATGCGAAGGGCAAGCCCACCGGCGCCACCCTGAAGACGACCGCGGTGGAGCGCTACGCGTTGGGGCGCGCCCAGCCCCTGATGGGCCGCTCGACGGCGAAGGTGGACAACTACCTGGACGGCCTGCATGGCTCGCTGTCGTCCGTCTCGCGCGTGCTGGCGACGGATGTCGTGTCCTTGCTGGAGCGCACCAAGGGCATCGACTCACTGAAGACGAACCGCCCCGCGTACCTGGCGAACTACCTGAACGAGACCTTCACCTATACGTTCGGCAACGCGAACTTCCACCTCACCGGGCTGGACCCGCGGATGGACATGGCGCTGCGGCTGCTCAAGGCGGACCTGTGCACGTCGCTGCATGTCTCGCTGCGGCTCGACTTCGACACGCACAACGGCGGCGGGCATGCGTTCAGCTGCGCGCATGGCCGCGGGCTGATGGACTGCGTCGCGCGCTTCCTGGGAGAGATGAAGAACACTCCCGCGCCGGGCAAGCCGGGCAAGACGCTGCTCGACGACTCCCTGGTGCTGGTGATGAGCGAGTTCGGCCGGAGCTGGGCGTCGCGCGCGAATGACGGAAGCTACAACCTGCCGGACGACCACCACCCCTACACCTCGGTCGTCTTCGCGGGGGGCAACGTGGCCCACAACCGGCAGGTGGGGACGTACACGACGCGCGGACTCGGCACCCCGGTGGACATCATCGAGGAGACGGGGACGCCCTCGAAGCGGGTCCCCCGCTCCGCCGACGTCGTCACCACCGCCATGCGAATCATGGGCATGGAGGCCCACGAGTTCTTCATCCCCGGCGGCTACGGCGAGGTCGTGGGGCTCCGGAAGGGTTAG